The following coding sequences are from one Desulfosporosinus orientis DSM 765 window:
- a CDS encoding CBO0543 family protein: MILVLVGVFITICFKWGEWRNWRLYYPTILFLIAGDFIAGFVASSKPLWKYEATIFSGNVTQLLVALIIYPCTILIFFHFIKKLKSVSLYILIWVSIYAFLEYFGVKYQYFSHSNGWNFGCSVMLDFILFSLLVIHQKNPVYAWIVSFITGLTITLIFKLPI, from the coding sequence ATGATTTTAGTCTTAGTCGGTGTTTTTATTACTATTTGCTTTAAATGGGGAGAATGGAGAAATTGGAGATTATATTATCCGACAATTTTGTTTTTAATAGCAGGCGATTTCATTGCAGGTTTTGTTGCTTCTTCAAAACCCCTATGGAAATATGAAGCAACCATATTTTCCGGCAATGTTACTCAACTATTAGTAGCCTTAATAATTTACCCTTGTACAATCTTAATTTTTTTTCACTTTATAAAGAAACTAAAAAGTGTATCCTTATATATTTTAATTTGGGTAAGCATTTATGCTTTTTTAGAATATTTTGGTGTAAAGTATCAATATTTTTCTCATTCTAATGGCTGGAATTTTGGATGCTCTGTGATGTTGGATTTTATTTTATTCTCATTATTGGTAATACATCAGAAAAATCCCGTTTATGCCTGGATAGTTTCATTTATAACAGGCCTGACCATTACTCTCATTTTTAAACTGCCTATTTAA
- the dnaX gene encoding DNA polymerase III subunit gamma/tau encodes MAYLALYREWRPKLFRDIVGQEHIKKTFLNALRQGKVAHAYLFSGPRGTGKTSTAKILAKALNCEHRDDEEPCNFCPSCMSIDQGSAMEVFEIDAASNRGINEIRDLRDNIKLSSIEGKHKVYIIDEVHMLTTEAFNALLKTLEEPPPQVVFILATTEVQKIPLTILSRVQRFEFHRISAEDIQQRLAEVCNSLQREVHSDALMVIAQKSEGGLRDALSILDQCLLQSDPVGVEEVYQVLGMVGETYSAQLVDKIISKDYAKSLGFLAEGIQQGRDPRQIIRELLEYLRQMLLASTAGTTPMVLPHIQDQLLKQCKQVGISEILRWISILLQGEGQLKYASNARLAAELLLVQTIHESQPASIHGQEEILTRLSVIEQTIKSNTVLSKNVHEKKIPGNSKLNGETNQTVVLKRVNSGDPIISDNTASEKKTDKILSLDIIQARWNEVMDEVKKRKKSTQAFLMEGKPVELGGNTLVIVFREGCSFHRDKVNQTENRETIEEVLKQIFGSSLILQNYMENEFKTGKDPQKEDPDNQEQGLIKKAKEMFGSDLVVVRE; translated from the coding sequence ATGGCGTATCTCGCATTATATCGTGAATGGCGTCCAAAATTATTTCGAGACATAGTAGGACAAGAACATATAAAAAAGACGTTCCTGAATGCCTTAAGACAAGGGAAGGTCGCCCATGCTTATCTATTTAGTGGTCCAAGAGGTACTGGTAAAACCTCTACCGCTAAAATTTTAGCAAAGGCTTTAAATTGTGAGCATAGGGATGATGAAGAGCCTTGTAATTTTTGTCCTTCTTGTATGAGTATTGATCAAGGTTCAGCTATGGAGGTTTTCGAGATTGATGCAGCATCAAACCGGGGCATCAATGAAATTAGGGACCTAAGAGATAATATAAAGTTGAGCTCAATAGAAGGAAAGCATAAAGTTTATATTATTGATGAAGTACATATGTTGACGACAGAAGCTTTTAATGCCTTGCTCAAAACCTTGGAAGAGCCACCGCCTCAGGTTGTTTTCATACTTGCGACAACAGAAGTTCAGAAAATACCTTTAACAATTCTTTCCCGTGTACAGCGGTTTGAATTTCATAGAATATCTGCGGAAGATATTCAACAGAGACTTGCGGAAGTGTGTAACTCTTTACAAAGGGAAGTTCATTCAGATGCTCTGATGGTTATTGCTCAGAAATCAGAGGGAGGGCTAAGAGATGCTTTAAGTATTCTAGACCAATGTCTCTTGCAGAGTGATCCAGTCGGGGTTGAAGAGGTATATCAAGTATTGGGAATGGTTGGAGAGACCTATAGTGCTCAACTGGTTGATAAAATTATTTCCAAGGATTATGCAAAATCCTTAGGCTTTTTGGCTGAGGGGATACAACAAGGGCGAGATCCTCGACAGATCATTAGAGAACTCTTAGAATATTTACGTCAGATGCTATTAGCTTCAACGGCAGGAACAACTCCTATGGTTTTACCTCACATTCAAGATCAATTGCTCAAACAGTGCAAACAGGTTGGAATCTCAGAGATTTTACGCTGGATTTCTATCCTCCTGCAGGGAGAAGGCCAGCTTAAATATGCGTCGAATGCTCGGTTAGCTGCTGAACTCTTATTAGTGCAAACTATACATGAAAGTCAGCCTGCCAGTATTCATGGACAGGAGGAGATTCTCACTCGTTTATCTGTTATCGAACAGACTATCAAATCGAATACTGTACTAAGTAAGAATGTTCATGAAAAGAAGATTCCTGGGAACTCTAAATTAAATGGAGAGACAAATCAAACTGTTGTACTAAAAAGAGTAAATTCCGGAGATCCTATAATTTCAGATAATACAGCGTCAGAAAAGAAAACGGATAAGATCTTAAGCCTAGACATTATCCAAGCACGCTGGAATGAAGTTATGGATGAAGTTAAAAAACGAAAAAAATCAACTCAAGCTTTCTTAATGGAAGGAAAACCAGTTGAGCTAGGGGGTAATACCTTAGTTATAGTTTTTAGGGAAGGTTGTTCTTTTCATAGGGATAAAGTTAATCAGACTGAGAATCGAGAGACTATCGAAGAAGTACTAAAGCAGATATTTGGGTCCTCTTTGATCCTTCAAAACTATATGGAGAACGAATTTAAGACGGGAAAAGATCCTCAAAAGGAAGATCCCGATAATCAAGAGCAAGGCCTGATTAAGAAAGCTAAAGAAATGTTTGGCTCCGATCTTGTAGTGGTAAGAGAATAA
- a CDS encoding pro-sigmaK processing inhibitor BofA family protein, with product MTFVFLGLFVVLLALILRSSLGQPRIFLKVSIHILGGIVGLWLFNLLLTVIGLDIPINLFTILLVGLLGFPGVLALSVLQLFGI from the coding sequence ATGACCTTTGTTTTTTTAGGATTATTTGTGGTTCTATTAGCCTTAATTCTACGTTCGTCCTTAGGACAACCCCGAATTTTTCTTAAAGTATCAATACATATTCTTGGCGGAATTGTTGGACTGTGGCTTTTTAACTTGCTGCTGACAGTTATAGGATTGGATATACCCATAAACCTCTTTACTATTTTATTAGTAGGGTTATTGGGTTTTCCAGGTGTTTTAGCTTTATCGGTCTTGCAGCTTTTTGGTATCTAA
- a CDS encoding MBOAT family O-acyltransferase → MLFNSLQFLVFFMIVTFIYFTISHKIRWVWLLITSYYFYMSWNASYAVLIAFSTVITYISGILIDKANGIGNEKRSMQLKKLWVFLSVLINFSILFMFKYYNYFSHSIERIFTYLHNPIYIPSFDYLLPVGISFYTFQALSYTIDVYRNDVKAEKNLGKYALFVSFFPQLVAGPIEKSKHLLHQFDEKHTFDYTRVKNGLLLMLWGLIQKMVVADRLAVLVNTVYNNPSDYRGFEIVIGTVFFAFQIYCDFSAYSDIARGAAEVMGFRLSYNFKSPYFSKSIKEFWRRWHITLGAWFKDYMYIPLGGNRRGKVRTYYNIMAVFIVSGMWHGATINFIIWGALHGAYQVIGDLLKPIRKAALKTFKIRTSGFGYKLYQVIVTFLLVDFAWIFFRAGSFTSALLIIRNMLYFNPEVFTDGSIYNLGLAQKDFILAVLSIAGILSVNLLQRNTSLRSELSKKQLGLRWTVYLSCIVIIMIFGIYGPGYSPEQFVYFQF, encoded by the coding sequence TTGCTATTCAATTCATTACAATTTCTTGTTTTTTTTATGATAGTAACTTTTATCTACTTTACAATAAGCCATAAAATTCGTTGGGTTTGGCTTCTCATAACAAGTTATTATTTTTATATGAGTTGGAATGCCAGCTACGCTGTTTTAATTGCCTTTTCTACAGTAATTACCTATATTAGCGGCATTTTAATTGATAAGGCTAATGGAATAGGTAATGAAAAAAGGTCAATGCAGTTAAAAAAGTTATGGGTGTTTTTAAGTGTATTAATTAATTTTAGCATTTTGTTTATGTTTAAGTATTATAACTATTTCAGTCATAGTATAGAAAGAATCTTTACGTATTTACATAATCCAATTTATATTCCGTCCTTTGACTATTTACTTCCGGTAGGAATATCGTTTTATACCTTTCAAGCATTGAGCTATACCATTGATGTTTATAGAAATGATGTTAAAGCTGAAAAAAACTTAGGTAAGTATGCACTTTTTGTTTCATTTTTTCCTCAGCTGGTCGCCGGACCTATAGAGAAGTCCAAACATCTATTGCATCAATTTGACGAAAAGCATACCTTTGATTACACAAGAGTGAAGAATGGTTTACTTTTAATGCTTTGGGGACTCATTCAAAAGATGGTAGTTGCGGATAGACTAGCCGTATTAGTCAACACTGTCTACAATAATCCTAGTGACTATAGAGGTTTTGAAATAGTGATCGGTACCGTGTTTTTTGCCTTCCAAATCTATTGTGATTTTTCGGCCTATTCGGATATTGCACGTGGAGCCGCAGAGGTAATGGGATTTAGATTATCGTATAATTTTAAGAGTCCGTATTTTTCAAAATCAATCAAAGAGTTCTGGAGACGCTGGCACATAACTCTAGGTGCCTGGTTTAAGGACTATATGTATATTCCTTTAGGAGGAAATAGGAGGGGTAAGGTAAGGACTTATTATAATATTATGGCTGTCTTTATTGTATCGGGTATGTGGCATGGAGCCACCATTAATTTTATTATTTGGGGTGCCCTGCATGGTGCCTATCAAGTAATAGGAGATTTGCTGAAGCCTATTCGTAAAGCTGCCCTTAAAACCTTTAAAATCAGAACAAGTGGTTTCGGCTACAAGTTATATCAAGTTATTGTGACCTTTCTGTTAGTAGATTTTGCCTGGATATTTTTTCGAGCAGGTTCCTTTACGAGTGCCTTATTAATTATTCGTAATATGCTTTATTTTAACCCGGAAGTATTTACAGATGGTTCTATTTATAATCTTGGATTGGCCCAGAAAGATTTCATTTTAGCGGTTCTAAGTATAGCCGGTATTTTAAGCGTAAATCTGCTGCAGCGTAATACGAGTCTGAGAAGTGAATTATCTAAAAAGCAATTAGGATTAAGATGGACTGTCTATTTAAGCTGTATAGTCATCATTATGATTTTTGGAATTTATGGCCCTGGATATAGTCCCGAACAATTCGTATACTTCCAGTTTTAG
- a CDS encoding YbaB/EbfC family nucleoid-associated protein, which translates to MAGFKGMGGGMGGNMNQMLKQAQKMQEDMVKMQEELQKKTVDASSGGGMVQVVVSGKMELVDLKIKPEAVDPEDVEMLEDLIKAALNEGIRKAQEMTSSEMSKLTGGLKIPGLF; encoded by the coding sequence ATGGCAGGTTTTAAAGGAATGGGCGGCGGTATGGGCGGCAATATGAATCAGATGTTAAAACAAGCTCAAAAAATGCAGGAAGATATGGTGAAAATGCAGGAAGAGCTTCAGAAAAAAACAGTTGATGCTTCCTCGGGGGGCGGTATGGTCCAAGTTGTTGTCAGTGGAAAAATGGAACTTGTTGATTTGAAAATTAAGCCTGAAGCTGTCGATCCGGAAGATGTAGAAATGCTGGAAGATTTAATTAAAGCTGCGTTAAATGAAGGGATAAGAAAAGCCCAAGAAATGACCAGCAGCGAAATGAGTAAACTAACCGGCGGATTAAAAATTCCGGGGTTATTCTAG
- a CDS encoding DUF2935 domain-containing protein, which yields MLDTANVPMIGDFVRESLDLHLFFARIMKEHAIFMQTGFLPKDLTYAQQAEQFRCQYDEIIKEAIMLGDCTASMDVLKSGELVTDKTLRAEQKTEMLTGIPIDVTITMEEANLKPDLGTIPPGIEPQVNLLNQKAMALTTDFAGFKEHVLEQVNQCCITTNLFPMQYQHLYKEAEFYLKVLTWIQNHQFVDARVNLLEQKLFWDEIMREHAGIIRHLLDPSEKELCFKAKELALRFEKLEKKLKGEGLPASSFEKLVRENIAASISIADYKSSSTELLLECQIKALSMLSPLLTDHTLREAYYYLRILQTWKIGYLGNG from the coding sequence GTGTTGGATACGGCTAATGTACCGATGATCGGGGATTTTGTGCGGGAGTCGCTGGATTTGCATTTATTTTTTGCACGCATTATGAAAGAACACGCCATATTTATGCAAACCGGATTTTTGCCCAAGGATCTTACTTATGCTCAGCAAGCGGAACAATTCAGGTGTCAGTATGACGAAATTATTAAGGAAGCCATTATGCTGGGCGATTGTACTGCATCAATGGATGTCTTAAAATCCGGGGAATTGGTTACGGATAAAACTCTGCGCGCTGAACAAAAGACCGAAATGTTGACAGGGATACCCATAGACGTGACCATAACAATGGAAGAAGCGAATCTAAAGCCGGATTTAGGAACTATTCCGCCGGGTATAGAACCACAGGTTAACCTCTTAAATCAAAAAGCAATGGCCCTTACAACGGATTTTGCAGGATTTAAGGAACATGTACTGGAACAAGTCAATCAATGCTGCATCACGACTAATTTATTTCCTATGCAGTATCAACATCTTTATAAAGAAGCAGAATTTTATCTCAAAGTATTAACGTGGATTCAGAACCATCAGTTTGTCGACGCAAGAGTCAATTTATTAGAACAGAAATTATTCTGGGATGAGATTATGAGAGAACATGCCGGAATTATAAGGCATTTATTAGATCCATCTGAGAAAGAACTATGTTTTAAAGCCAAAGAATTAGCACTTCGCTTTGAAAAGTTGGAAAAGAAACTAAAAGGAGAAGGACTGCCGGCTTCGAGTTTCGAAAAACTAGTGCGTGAAAATATTGCTGCAAGTATATCCATAGCTGATTATAAGTCGTCCAGTACAGAACTGCTCTTAGAATGTCAGATAAAAGCATTGTCCATGTTGTCTCCTTTGTTGACGGATCATACGTTAAGAGAAGCTTATTACTATTTGAGAATCCTGCAGACGTGGAAAATTGGTTATCTCGGGAATGGTTAA
- the recR gene encoding recombination mediator RecR: MDFLKYPQPLADLISNLARLPGIGPKTAGRLAFYLLQQPQVSEELAKAMLVANRDIRKCSICSNFTDQDPCAICCNTQRDQTSLCVVEHPRDVVSLEKTREFHGVYHVLHGVLSPMDGIGPEQLTISQLLKRLEGVKEVVMAMNPTVEGEATALYLARLLKPMGIKVSRIAHGLPVGGDLEYADEITIARALEGRRDL, from the coding sequence ATGGACTTTTTAAAATACCCACAACCTCTGGCAGATCTCATAAGCAACTTAGCACGCTTGCCTGGGATTGGACCTAAAACAGCAGGACGGTTAGCATTTTATCTTCTTCAACAGCCCCAAGTTTCTGAGGAGTTGGCAAAGGCTATGCTTGTTGCCAATAGAGATATTCGGAAGTGTTCAATTTGTTCAAACTTTACCGATCAAGACCCCTGTGCAATTTGCTGTAATACGCAAAGAGATCAAACATCTCTTTGCGTTGTTGAGCATCCCAGAGATGTCGTGTCTTTGGAGAAAACAAGGGAATTCCATGGAGTATATCATGTACTCCATGGTGTACTCTCACCAATGGACGGAATTGGTCCTGAACAGCTAACGATAAGTCAGCTTCTAAAACGATTAGAGGGTGTAAAAGAAGTCGTAATGGCAATGAATCCCACAGTTGAGGGAGAAGCCACAGCTTTATATTTAGCACGTCTGCTTAAACCGATGGGAATCAAGGTTTCACGAATAGCACATGGGCTGCCTGTTGGCGGTGATTTAGAATATGCTGATGAAATAACCATTGCACGGGCTTTAGAAGGCAGAAGGGACTTATAA
- the nifJ gene encoding pyruvate:ferredoxin (flavodoxin) oxidoreductase, whose product MAKMKTMDGNEAAAHASYAFTEVATIFPITPSSTMAELVDEWAAHGRKNIFGQPVKVVEMQSEAGAAGAVHGSLQAGALTTTYTASQGLLLMIPNMYKIAGELLPSVFHVSARALATHALSIFGDHQDVMSVRATGFAELSSHNVQEALDLGFIAHLASVKGRVPFLHFFDGFRTSHEIQKIEVPEYEEVGALLDMEAVQAFRDRALNPEHPVLRGTAQNPDIYFQGREASNRFYNVIPDIVEHYMQEYKKLTGREYHPFQYYGAEDAEYVIVAMGSICDTIEETIDYLVAKGEKVGVVKVHLFRPFSSEYFFKVLPQTVKKIAVLERTKEPGSLGEPLYLDVNELFYDNDLKPVIVGGRYGLGSKDTTPSQILAVYKNLKSENPKNGFTIGIIDDVTNKSLPEDEIIDTAPEGTISCKFWGLGADGTVGANKQAIKIIGDHTSLYAQAYFQYDSKKSGGITVSHLRFGKQQIKSPYYVTNTNYIACHNQTYVYQYDLLKGLKPGGNFVLNCQWTPEELDEKLPASMKQALAKNKANFYTIDAVSIARKIGLGSRINMIMQAAFFKLANVIPVDEAIDYLKASVVKTYGKKGQNIVDMNTAAIDQGVSALVKIEIPAAWENAETAQAEAAAAVEEPDFIKNVLRPMNALEGDNLPVSTFVGREDGTFPVGTASFEKRGIGVVVPEWQIDNCIQCNQCSYVCPHAAIRPFLMDEEEVENAPETFIGKKALGKDVGNIQFRVQVSTLDCTGCGNCAEVCPAKVKALVMKPAAEQIEQQAANWEYAVTLKNKSKLFDVTTVKGSQFAQPLLEFNGACPGCGETAYVKLITQLFGDRMMISNATGCSSIWGGSAPSVPYTTNQEGKGPSWANSLFEDNAEFGYGMYLGVRQIREKLHDLMTEALEMDINGDLKEAFQEWLNGWDDADASKSATAKILAGLEGNIGDNKVLAEIFTKKDHLIKKSQWILGGDGWAYDIGFGGLDHVLASGDDVNIFVMDTEVYSNTGGQSSKSTPRAAVAKFAAAGKKIRKKDLGMIAMSYGYVYVAQIALGSNMAQTIKVIKEAEAYKGPSLIIAYAPCINHGLKSGMAKSVQEQKKAVDAGYWHLYHFNPELIDEGKNPFSLDSKEPTASFRDFIMGEVRYSSLLNTFPESAEELFAGAEKYAKVRYESYKRLAEQKWD is encoded by the coding sequence ATGGCTAAAATGAAAACTATGGACGGGAATGAGGCGGCTGCTCACGCGTCGTATGCGTTTACGGAAGTCGCAACAATTTTTCCTATCACTCCATCCTCGACGATGGCCGAATTAGTTGACGAATGGGCTGCTCATGGAAGAAAAAACATTTTTGGCCAGCCAGTCAAAGTTGTTGAAATGCAATCAGAGGCTGGAGCTGCCGGTGCGGTACATGGTTCTTTGCAGGCTGGAGCTTTAACCACAACTTATACTGCTTCACAGGGCTTGCTATTAATGATTCCCAACATGTATAAAATTGCCGGAGAGCTACTGCCTAGTGTGTTCCATGTAAGCGCCCGTGCACTTGCAACTCACGCCCTTTCAATTTTTGGCGATCATCAGGATGTCATGTCCGTACGTGCTACAGGATTTGCTGAACTCTCTTCACATAATGTACAAGAAGCATTAGATTTAGGCTTTATTGCTCATTTGGCCTCTGTTAAAGGAAGAGTTCCTTTCCTCCATTTCTTTGATGGATTCCGGACATCTCATGAAATTCAAAAAATTGAGGTTCCTGAGTATGAAGAAGTTGGAGCACTCTTAGATATGGAGGCTGTTCAAGCTTTTCGTGACAGAGCTTTGAATCCTGAACATCCTGTTCTACGTGGTACAGCTCAAAATCCAGATATATATTTCCAAGGTCGGGAAGCTTCTAACCGTTTCTATAATGTCATCCCTGATATTGTTGAACATTATATGCAAGAGTATAAAAAATTAACCGGCCGAGAGTACCATCCTTTCCAATATTATGGTGCAGAGGATGCAGAGTACGTAATTGTAGCCATGGGTTCTATCTGTGACACTATTGAGGAAACTATTGACTATCTCGTGGCAAAAGGAGAAAAAGTTGGGGTTGTTAAAGTACACTTGTTCCGCCCATTCTCCAGTGAATATTTCTTCAAAGTATTACCACAAACCGTTAAGAAAATTGCCGTACTTGAACGTACTAAAGAACCGGGTTCATTAGGTGAACCTTTATATCTCGATGTTAATGAGCTTTTCTATGACAATGATCTGAAACCTGTCATTGTCGGAGGTCGTTATGGATTAGGGTCTAAAGATACAACACCATCTCAAATCCTGGCAGTTTACAAAAACCTCAAATCTGAAAATCCTAAAAATGGCTTTACAATCGGCATCATTGATGATGTTACCAATAAATCCTTGCCTGAAGATGAAATTATCGATACAGCTCCAGAGGGAACTATTTCCTGTAAATTCTGGGGTCTGGGAGCTGATGGTACTGTCGGAGCCAACAAGCAGGCGATTAAAATTATTGGAGATCACACCAGCCTTTATGCTCAAGCCTATTTCCAATATGACAGTAAGAAATCCGGAGGAATTACGGTTTCTCATCTTCGCTTTGGTAAACAACAAATCAAATCTCCTTATTATGTGACAAATACCAATTACATTGCTTGTCATAACCAAACTTATGTATATCAATATGACCTCTTAAAAGGGCTTAAACCGGGCGGCAACTTTGTTTTGAATTGCCAGTGGACACCGGAAGAACTGGATGAGAAGCTCCCGGCTTCTATGAAACAAGCTCTGGCCAAAAACAAAGCCAACTTCTATACCATTGATGCTGTATCTATTGCCCGTAAGATCGGTTTAGGATCCCGCATTAATATGATCATGCAGGCTGCTTTCTTTAAATTGGCCAATGTGATTCCTGTTGATGAAGCGATAGATTATCTAAAAGCTTCTGTGGTTAAGACCTATGGCAAAAAAGGCCAAAACATTGTTGACATGAATACAGCAGCCATCGACCAAGGTGTATCTGCTCTTGTGAAAATAGAAATTCCGGCTGCTTGGGAAAATGCTGAGACTGCACAGGCTGAAGCTGCAGCTGCTGTCGAAGAACCTGATTTCATCAAAAATGTTCTTCGTCCTATGAATGCCTTAGAGGGGGATAATCTGCCTGTCAGTACCTTCGTTGGCCGTGAAGACGGAACCTTCCCAGTGGGTACCGCCAGCTTCGAAAAACGCGGTATTGGTGTTGTGGTGCCTGAATGGCAAATTGACAATTGCATTCAATGTAATCAATGCTCCTATGTTTGCCCTCATGCAGCAATACGTCCCTTCTTAATGGATGAAGAAGAAGTTGAAAATGCTCCTGAAACCTTTATTGGCAAGAAAGCCCTTGGCAAAGATGTAGGAAATATTCAATTCCGTGTTCAAGTAAGCACCTTAGACTGCACAGGTTGCGGAAACTGTGCTGAAGTTTGCCCTGCTAAGGTAAAGGCTTTGGTTATGAAACCTGCTGCAGAGCAAATTGAACAACAAGCCGCCAATTGGGAATATGCAGTTACCCTGAAAAATAAGAGTAAGCTTTTCGATGTTACAACAGTTAAAGGCAGCCAGTTTGCTCAGCCTTTGTTAGAGTTCAATGGTGCTTGCCCAGGATGTGGTGAAACTGCTTATGTTAAGCTTATCACTCAATTATTCGGTGATCGTATGATGATCTCCAATGCCACGGGCTGTAGTTCCATCTGGGGTGGAAGTGCTCCTTCCGTTCCATATACCACGAATCAGGAAGGGAAAGGACCTAGCTGGGCTAATTCCTTATTTGAAGACAATGCTGAGTTTGGTTATGGTATGTACTTGGGAGTACGTCAGATCCGTGAAAAACTGCATGACTTAATGACAGAAGCCTTAGAGATGGATATCAATGGTGATCTTAAGGAAGCATTCCAAGAATGGCTGAACGGCTGGGACGATGCTGATGCAAGCAAATCAGCAACAGCTAAGATTCTTGCAGGTTTAGAAGGAAACATTGGAGATAACAAGGTACTTGCTGAGATATTCACTAAGAAAGATCATTTAATCAAAAAGTCTCAGTGGATTCTTGGTGGAGATGGTTGGGCTTATGATATCGGATTTGGTGGTTTAGACCATGTTCTGGCATCCGGAGACGATGTTAATATCTTTGTTATGGATACTGAGGTTTACTCAAATACCGGAGGACAATCCTCAAAATCAACTCCTAGGGCAGCTGTTGCTAAATTTGCTGCCGCCGGTAAGAAGATTCGTAAGAAAGATCTCGGCATGATTGCTATGAGCTATGGTTATGTTTATGTGGCACAGATTGCCTTAGGATCTAACATGGCACAAACCATTAAGGTTATCAAAGAAGCCGAAGCTTATAAAGGACCTTCCTTAATCATTGCTTATGCTCCTTGTATCAATCATGGTCTTAAGTCTGGAATGGCTAAGAGTGTTCAAGAACAAAAGAAAGCTGTTGACGCAGGTTACTGGCATCTTTATCACTTCAACCCAGAACTTATTGATGAAGGAAAGAACCCTTTCAGCCTAGATTCTAAGGAACCTACTGCTTCCTTCCGTGACTTTATTATGGGTGAGGTTCGTTATTCATCCTTATTGAATACCTTCCCAGAAAGTGCAGAGGAACTCTTTGCAGGTGCCGAAAAATACGCTAAGGTACGTTATGAGTCCTACAAACGTTTAGCTGAGCAAAAGTGGGACTAA